The genome window GTCTTCTTACCATGCGATATAAAAACGCATCTGCGCAGACTTCAAACTGCCACTCACCATCCTGTTTTTTTCTCCACTCGGATTTTGTCACGGTGCGCACCGTCGTCCCTTTTGGGGTTGTCGGTGAGCCAAAGGCGGCAAAATCATGTCTGCCGAGGAAGAAGCCTGCATTCCGCTTGAGGGCGTTTCCATCCAGAGGGGTGGCTATCCGCCATGCAAACCTCTCACGTAACGGGTTGCGGATGGGTTCGCAAAACAGCCCGTAGCGGTAGGTCCGCGAGGCCGCATCAAAGCGTGGATGAAAATCCGCCGGCACGGGACGCAGACTTCTAACTGCAAGGTCCGGCGGAAGATCGGCATTGAGCGCTTTGAGCAATTTCCCGTGCGGGTGCGTCCATTCGAAGTCGAATGCCGCAACCTGGCCGCTTGCGTGAACTCCCGTGTCTGTTCTGCCGGCCATAATGACCGATCCATCAGACCATCCCCGTTTACGAAGGGCTTTTTCAAATTCGCCCTGCACCGTTCGGGAGTTCGCCTGCCGCTGACTGCCGCTAAACCCGGCGCCATCATACGCAAGGATCACTTGGTAACGTGCCATGACAATGTCACTCTGAGGGA of Anaerolineales bacterium contains these proteins:
- the truA gene encoding tRNA pseudouridine(38-40) synthase TruA, whose product is MARYQVILAYDGAGFSGSQRQANSRTVQGEFEKALRKRGWSDGSVIMAGRTDTGVHASGQVAAFDFEWTHPHGKLLKALNADLPPDLAVRSLRPVPADFHPRFDAASRTYRYGLFCEPIRNPLRERFAWRIATPLDGNALKRNAGFFLGRHDFAAFGSPTTPKGTTVRTVTKSEWRKKQDGEWQFEVCADAFLYRMVRRLVFVQVSIAQGKCSVEKVQHALARQGNLVPGLAPAHGLTLMEVTYGSF